GATCCGCCGCGCCGGCGGCGAGGCGGAGGTGCTCCAGCTGGACGTGCGGGACGCAGCGGCCTGCGAGGCGGCGGTCGCGGCCACCGTGCAGCGTTTCGGCCGCATTGACATCCTGGTGAACAACGCCGGCACCGCGCTGGAGAAGCTGCTGGTTGACACCACGCTGGACGACTGGAACGACCTGGTCGCCGTGCACCTCACCGGCATGTACGCCTGCACCCGGGCCGCCCTGCCGCACATGGTCGCCCGCCGCTACGGCCGGGTGATCACCATCTCCTCGATCTGGGGCATCTCCGGCGCGGCCGGCGAGGTGGCCTACTCGGCGGTGAAGGCCGGCCAGAACGGCTTCACCCGGGCGCTCGCCCAGGAGGTGGGGGCGTTCGGCATCACCGTGAACGCCGTCGCCCCCGGCGCGATCGATACCGAGATGAACATGTTCCTGCAGGGCGACGATCTGGCCGACTGGCTGCGGCGGGTCCCGGTGGGGCGGCTCGGCACGCCCGAGGAGGTCGCGGGCCTCGTCCGCTACCTGGCCGGCCCCGGCGCCGGCTTCATCACGGGTCAGGTGATCTCGCCCAACGGCGGCGCAGTGGTATGACGGTACTTTCTGGCATCGGCGCG
Above is a window of Symbiobacterium terraclitae DNA encoding:
- the ymfI gene encoding elongation factor P 5-aminopentanone reductase codes for the protein MAASEMEAWARAGTAVEAACELAGQAALVTGASRGIGRAVALALAAGGAGVVVTYLRQRERAEAVAEEIRRAGGEAEVLQLDVRDAAACEAAVAATVQRFGRIDILVNNAGTALEKLLVDTTLDDWNDLVAVHLTGMYACTRAALPHMVARRYGRVITISSIWGISGAAGEVAYSAVKAGQNGFTRALAQEVGAFGITVNAVAPGAIDTEMNMFLQGDDLADWLRRVPVGRLGTPEEVAGLVRYLAGPGAGFITGQVISPNGGAVV